DNA sequence from the Halorussus limi genome:
CCCCGGTACTCGACCGACCGGTCGGCCGGGTCGTACCGCACGACGCCGTGGGACTCCAGTTTCGGCAGGTGTGCGTGGTGGAGTTCGACCGCCAGTGACGAGGTGTCGGTCGCGCTTTCGGACGTTCCGTCGGTCGCGTCCTCGTTCTGCTCTTCGCTCGCCCGCTTCGACGCGACCGCTTCGGCCAGCGACTCGACCGAGAGCGCGGCCGCATCGCTCTCTGCGAGGTGATAGAGCGCGTCGCGGCGCACCGAATGTGCGAGAAGCGCGAACGCGGCGTCGAGTCGCTCGGACGACTCCTCACCGGTCCGGAGGTCGGCGGTGGGTGCCTGCGCGTCGGCGGTCGCACCGAAACCGCCGTCCGACGCGTCCGACTCCTCCGACGACGGAGTCGCCTCGCCGTCGCTCGGGTCGTCCGGCATTCTCAGGTCGGCCTCCGAGGCGTTCGTCGCGTCCGACTGGTCTCACGAGAAGCTAACACGCCTCTCTCTTCGCGGCAACCACGTTTAAACCGTCTGCTTGGACTGTCAAGCGTGTCGTCGTATCCCGAAGGTTAATTTCTCGGTGCCCGTACACCGACACGTGTTCCCCGACATCGCGTATCTCGAGTGGATTTCCGGACGGCCCGAGACCGCCGAGTACGACCTCGGTTCGTCGGACCTCCGGCGTGCGCCCGCCGGTGCCGACGAGGTGGTGCCCCCGGCGCTCGCCGACGTGGTGGCGGGCGAGGCGACTCTGCGCGAACGCCTCGCCGAAATCTACGGCGTCGCTCCCGAGAACGTCCTCGTGACCGCGGGCGCGACCCACGCCAACTTCCTCGCGGCCGCGACGGCCGTCACCGGGGCGGAAGCCGCCGAGGAGGCGACCGAAGGCGACGGCGACGGCGCCGAACCGGCTTCCACACCGCGCGTGCTGGTCGAGAAACCGGGCTACGAACCGCTGTTGGCGACCCCGAGCGCGGTCGGCGCGACGGTCGACCGGTTCCTCCGGCGGGCCGACGACGGCTATCTGCTGGACCCCGACCGGGTGGCCGCCGCGACGGTCGAGAACACGGCGCTCGTCACGGTGTCGAATCGCCACAACCCGAGCGGTCGGCTGACCGACCGTGAGACGCTCGCCGAGACCGCCCGCCTCGTCGGCGACGCGGACTCGACGCTCCTCGTGGACGAGGTGTACGCGCCGTTCCGCGCCGACCCCGGCGACGGTCCCTTCGGCGGCCCCACCGCGGCCGGACTCCCGAACACGGTCGTCACCAACTCGTTGACCAAGTTCTTCGGTTTCGGCGGCGTCCGAATCGGCTGGCTCGTCGCCGACGCGGGGTTCGTGGACCGAGCGCACTCGGTCCGCCACCACGTCCCGGCGGTCGCGGAACCGAGCAGGCAACTCGCCGGGCGTGCGCTCGCGGCCGCCGACCAACTCGCCGACGAGTCCCGCGAGCGAATCCGGGCCAACCGCGAGGCGCTGGCCGAGTTCGTCGCCTCGCGCGAGGACCTCTCGGGCCGGGTCGAACCCGGGTGCTCCTACGCGTTCCTCGACTACGACGCGGCCGACGGCGACGCGGTCGCCGAGGCCGCGTGGAACGAGGGCGTGCTGGTCGTTCCCGGCCGCTTCTTCGACGAGTCCGACAGGTTCCGCGTCGGCGCGGGCGGGGACCCCGAGCGCGTCTCGGCGGGTCTGGACCGCCTCGGCGAGGTGCTGGACTCGCTCGCGGGGTGACGCGGCGGAGGACGACCGGCCGTCGAACGTTTCGAGGGTCAGCGGGGTCCGATAGTTCACTTCGGAGATGATTTCGCCCGGGTCTGCCAAAAGTTAAGACCCGCCCTCACAATCGTTGTCTACATGGACGGAACACCGCAGGAAATAACGAATCTGGTCGGCCGGGAGGTGTACTCCAACAACGGCGTCTTCGTCGGGGAAGTCGAAGACGTGCGCCTGAACGTGGACGCGTGCGCCGTGACGGGGTTGGCGCTCGGCGAACTCAACCGCGAACTGTTCTCCGACGTGGTCGGCAACGAGAACGGCGTGATGATTCCGTACCGCTGGGTCCGCGCGGTCGGCGACGTGGTCCTCATCAACGACACCATCGAGCGACTTCAGCAACCGGACGCCGACGAGGAAGAGGTCGCGGTCTGAGCGTCGTCGGTCGCTTCGGTTCTTTTTCGGGAGTCGTTTCGTCGTCGGTTCGCCCACGGGAGACGCCGACGATTCGAGAGGCGCGTCGGTGATTTCGAGGTATCGACTCGATTGCCGAACGCTGCGTACGAGTTTCTGACGCGAGATAAAAATTCGAAACGGGCGCGCCGAGAGTACCGGGAACGGGCCGTTAGCTTCCGTTACTTCCCTCGCCGCTCTCGACGCCCATCGCGTCGAACAGTTTCCGCTTGACCGCTTCCTCGGTCAGCGAGAGCAGGGTGTCGCGGTTGTCGTCCGTCGTCTCGATGCCGGTGAAGATGCCGAGCGGAATCTCGACGCTGGCCTGCGTCGAGTGGCCCGCGGCCTCCCCGATTTCGGCGAAGGCGTCCTGCAGCACCTTCCCGATGTTCATGCGGATGTCCTTCGAGCGCGCGGCGAGGTAGATGGTGTCGTCCGCGATGCCGAACACGGCGGTGGTCGTGATGCCCTCCAGATTCAGGAGGTGGGACGCGGCCTGCGTCAGCGCGTCCCGGTCGCGGATGAACCCCGCGTTGCTCACGAGGTGGCTCCCCTGCACCTCGCGGTTCGTGATGGCCTCGGCCAGCACGTCGAGCGTCTCGGGCGACATGCTCGGCGACTCGACCTGTTCGAGCGTGTCGTGGTTTGCGAAGGGGTAGAGGTAGGCGGCCGCGGTCAGGTCGGCGGGCGTCGTGTCGCGCTTGAAGTCCAGCGTCTCGGCTCGGATACCGTAGAGGAGCGCAGTCGCGACCTCCTCGCTGACGTTGAGGTCGAACTCCTGGACGTACTTCGTCATGATGGTGGAGGTCGAACTCACGCTCGGCCGGATGTCGACGAACTCGGCCTCGTACTCCTCGTCGGGTTCGAAGTGGTCGATGAACACGTCGACCGGCTTGTCGAAGGTGGTCTCGGTCGCCTTCGCGTGGTCCACCAGCGCGATGGTGTCGTAGTCGGCCACGTCGGCGTCGGCGTAGGGGAGCAGTTCGATGCCGAGGAGGTTGACGAACGCCCGGTTCTCCTGATGGCCGATGTCGCCGATGTAGAGGATGTCGGCCTCGACGCCGAGCGTGTCGGCGATGGCCTGTAGCGCGACCGCGCTGGCGATGGAGTCGGGGTCCGGGTTGTCGTGGGTGACGATGGCGAGGCGGTCCTCGGTGTCCTCGATGACCTCGGCGAGTTGCTGGGCCTTGTACTCCAACTCGCCGGTTTCGAGCGCGCGGAGGGCCGAGTCGGCGATGACCTCGGAGGGATTGATGACCACGTCGGCGCCCAACTCGGTCAGTTCGTCCTCGGAGACGGGGTCGCTCGCGCGCACGACGACGAACTGCTCGCCGTCGTTCGCCCGGATGTTCCGGACGGCGTCCTTGTTGGCCTCCACGTCGGAAGACATGATGAGAACGACTTCGTTGTCCGCGATAGTATCGTAGAGGTCCTCCTCCCGGATGTCGGCGGTCTGGGCGTTGAGGTCTTGGTCGCGCAGGGCCTCGACACGGTCGGCGTCCCGGTCGATGATGAGTACGTCCTTCCCCTGCTCCACCAGTTCCTCGGCGACCGCGTGCCCGACGCTCCCACAGCCCAAGATGGCGTAGTCGGACATCGAGGAGATGGTAATCCCGGCGCTCATGATACTGTGGCGTTGCTCCGGCCCACACTTAACGTTCCCGGAGATGTTTTTCGAATTAGTAATCCCCGAAACAAAGGTCGCTCGAAAGCATCGCCGTCGCCGGGTTTCGAGGAGAATCGAAAGGGGTAACAGTTCGGCGAAACGGAAACGTATTTACGTAACACCCGGTAAGTTGGTGATGCGTTGGGCCGGTAGCTCAGTTAGGGAGAGCGTCTGACTCTTAATCAGACGGTCAGGGGTTCAAATCCCTTCCGGCCCGTATTCTCCGGCGAACTACACCGTGAGCAGTTCGTCTACTCGTTTCTACTGTGAGCCGGAAACCCGTTCGACGGAGGGATTTGAACGAGGCAAGTCGCACGCCCGGAAGCGCAGGCGAAGCGAGCATCCCGGACCGTCTTGACGTGGTTCACAATTCCTTCCGGCCCGTGTTCTCTCCGTGAGCGGGAATCGACCGCAGGAAGGAGGCGAGCGGTGCAACACGTCCGAAACCCCGAACAGACTTATCCGCGACAGTACCGTAGCCCGGACCCGTGAGTTCCGCGAAGCAAGACTTCCAAACGGCGGTCGATAAGGGGCCGAGTCGAGACGAGCGCGAGGACGCCATCGATAGTCTCGCCGCGAGCGGAGCGTGCGACAAACTGGCCATCCTCGTCCAGATGGGCGGACTCGACGGAGCGCTCAGACGTCGCGCCCTGAACAGCATGGCCAACGCTGGCTGTGGGGACCTGCTCCGGACGCTCGCCGCCGACGGCGGCCTCGGCGAACCGCTCCAGTCGGACGCCGAGTCGCTCCTCGACGAATAGTCAGCCGTCGCACCACGTCGACACGTACCGCTCCAGCGCGTCGACCGACTCGGAGACCGAGAGTCGCTCCGTGTCCAGCGTCAGGTCCGGTCGCTCCGGCCTTTCGAACTCGCCGTGCATGGCGCGAACGCCCCGTTCCGGGATGGGGTTCTCGCGCTCCCGATTCCGCTCTACGGCGGTCTCCAGACCCGCCGTCAGGTAGACGAGGTGCGCGTCCGGAAAGTCGAGAAACCGCTCCTGCCACTCGCGCCGGTAGAAGGTCCCGTCGAGGAGCCAATCGGCGTCGGGGTCGGCAAGCACGCGCTCGTAGAGCTTTTCGTAAGTGTTCCGCGAGAAGTCGTCGGAGTGGAGGACGCGAACGTCACGGCCCGCCCCGCTGAGTCGCCCGAGCAATCGCTCGGCGACGGTGGTCTTGCCGACGCCCGGCGGTCCACAGAGCAGGAGCTTCACGCTCGAAACGAGGGGTCAGCGCCCGAAAAGCGTTCAGTCCAGCGACTTCGCCATCTCGACGTGGGGAATCCCGGCCTCCTCGAACTCGTCGCTGGTGGTCTCGTAGCCCAGGTCACGGTAGAACCCTTCGACCGGCGACTGGGCGTGCATGACCAGTTTCGAGAGTCCCTGCTCCGCGGCGGCGGCTTCGAGTTCGTCCATAATCACTCGGCCGACCCCTTCGCCGCGGTGGGGCTTCAGCACCGCGACGCGTTCGACCTTGCCGACGCCGTCTCCGACCTCCCTGAGACGACCCGCACCGACCGGGCGAGGGGTCTCACCGTCGGCGCGTCCGTCGCTCGACTCCCCTTCGGCGTAGCCCACGACGTGAATCGCCTCGTCGTCCTTGCCGTCGAGTTCGAGGTCCTCGGGGACGCCCTGTTCCTCGACGAACACCTCGGACCGGACCGCGAGCGCGTCCGTGCGCTCGGCCTCGGTCTCGGCGCGGCGAACTCCCACAGTCATCGGTGGGGGTTCCGGTCGCACGCTCCTGAACGTTTCGGAACCGGGAACGCCGACCGCGTCGAGCGATTCATCGGAGCGGCCGAAAACGCAGAGTATAACGACTCAGGCGGCGAAATAGGTCGGTTGGAGGTCTCACAACGATGCCGGAGTTCGAGACCTACACCTGCGAGAACTGCGGTGCGGAGTTCACGGCGCTCGAAAGCTCGAACGCCGCCGAAATCACGTACGGTAGCCCGAACTGCTACACGGCGGCGAACTGACTCGCCGCCCTGCTCGTTTCGTTTTATTCGTTCGGACTGTAGTTCGGTGCCTCGTCGGTAATCATCACGTCGTGGGGGTGGCCCTCGGTCTGGCCCGCCGAGGAGACCCGGACGAACTCCGAGCGCTCCTTGAACTCCGGAATCGTCTCCGCGCCGACGTAGCCCATCCCGGACTGCATCCCGCCGACGAGTTGGTGGAGTTCGCTCTCGAGGCTCCCCTTGTAGGGTTCGGCGGCCTCGACGCCCTCGGGGACGTACTCCTCGTCCTCCTCGGGTTCGTCCTTGAGGTAGCGGTCGCCGTCGCCCGACTGCATCGCGCCGACCGACCCCATCCCGCGGTACTGCTTGTACTTCTTGCCGTCCACGGTGATGACCCGGCCGGGCGCTTCGTCGGTGCCCGCGAAGTACGATCCGAGCATCACGGCGTCGGCGCCCGCCGCGACCGCCTTGATGGCGTCGCCCGAGTACCGAATCCCGCCGTCCGCGATGACCGGCACGCCCTCGGGGCCGGCCACGTCGGCGACTTCGGCGACGGCCGTAATCTGGGGCATGCCCGCGCCGGAGACGACCCGCGTGGTGCAGATGGACCCCGGACCGATGCCGACCTTGATGCCGTCGGCGAAGTCGACCACGTCCTCGGCGGCCTCGCGGGTGCCGACGTTGCCGACCACCACGTCGGCCTCGACCGACTCCTTGATTTCGCGCGCGCCGTCGATGACGTTGAGGTTGTGCGCGTGGGCGCAATCGATAAAGAGAACGTCCGCGCCGGCCTCGTCCACGGCGACCGCGCGGTCGGTCTCGAAGGGACCGACCGCGACGCCGACGCGCAGGTGGCCGCTCTCGTCGCGGGCGGCGTTGCCGTACTCGCGGCGCTGGAGGATGCCCTGCATCGTGACGAGACCGGTCAGACACTCGTCGTCGTCCACGATGGGGACGCGCTCGATTTTGTGTTCGTACATGAGTTCGAGCGCCTCGCGGGCGGTCACGTCCTCGCCGGCGGTGACGACTTCGTCGGTCATCGCCTCGCGCACCTCGTCGCTCTCGCCGACCTCCAGATAGGGCCGGATGTCGGTGCCGGAGATGATGCCCAGCACCGTACCCTCGTCGTCGGTGACGGGCGCGCCCGAGACTCCCCGTCGGTCCATCATCGCGTCCACCTCGCGGACGGTCTGGTCGGGGTCGGCGGTCACCACGTCGCGGATGACGAGTTCGTCTGCGCGCTTGACGCGTTCGACTTCGGCGACGGCCTCGTCCACGTCGAGGTTGCGGTGCAGGACGCCGAGTCCGCCCTGACGGGCCATGGCGATAGCCATCTGGCTCTCGGTCACGGTGTCCATCGCCGCCGACAGGATGGGGACGTTCACCTCCACGTTGGTCGAGACGCGGGTCGACACGTCGGCCTCGTCGGGTTCGACGCGACTCTCCTTCGGTCGCAGAAGTACGTCGTCGAAGGTCAGCGCCTCGGGTACGCGGAGTTTATCGGTGAACTGCCCCGTTCGCTCAGAATCTCGCTCCATGTAAGGCGAAGGGAGTCCCCCGTCAAAAACGTTGCGAGATACTGCACGTTCTCACCGGACAGGTGGCTTCGGTATGCAAGAACGTGGTCCGGGCCGCAGTTCGGGTTCGTTATCGAGCCGACGACACCCGGTGAGAGATGGTAGAAATCACCTGGGGAAAATCGTCGTTGTCTATCTGAGTATTCAAGTCTAATCTATAATCTTCTTTTGAATGTGGTTCTCTCTCACGCAACGTTTATGCTCGAAACTCGTTTTGTTACGAATATGGACGCTACCAGTCCCATCGCTGCACGCACTGCAGGCCAGACGAGTGCTGCCTCCGGCAGCTCCTGCAAACCGATTTTTGCGATGGGATTCCTTACACTGGTAGCAAATCTCTTCGTGGGACGGCGATGGAACCTCGGCGACGACGGCCATCGTAGGTACCGCGACTATCACCACCGTTCGGCCGATGGATACGGCCACGCCAGCTAGTGTCCGATGAGTAGCTCACAACACCCAGTCGCCCTTCGCCTAGAGCGACAGGTAGGTGGCGCGACGAAGCTGCTGGCCACCGTCATGGGACTTCCCCTGATAGACGGTATCTTCCCCGCACTCGTCCTCGCGGGCGGGGTGAACAGCGTCGCGGGCATCCTACAGGTCGGTCTGCTCGTCTTCGGCGGGAGCGCCACGGTCGCGGTTATCCTCGCGGAGATGGACGGCACGCCCCGCGAACAGGCCGGCACCGTGCTGACGGTCGGCGTCGGCATCGTCGCCCTCGCAGCGGTCGAAGCCGCGTTCGCGCCGACTATCGAGAGCGTTCTCCACCCCGAGACGTTCAAGCGGTTCGCCGCGCTAGTCATGCTGGCCATCGCCGCGAAGACCGCGAGTTCCCGCATCGGCGAGTACCTCCCCAGTCCGGGCGTCATCGTGGGTCTCGGGATGATTGCCAGCTTCCACCCCGCCGGATTCCGACTGGCGGTCGTCGACGAGATGCTCATCCTGCGGGCCACCGCGGCAGCGGCCACTGGCGTCACGTTCGCGCTCCTCGTCGCGCTGACCTCGCCGTGGCTCCGCGGCGTCGTCGACATCGACCGCTTCCGCTTCGGCAGCGCGGTCGCGCTGGGCGTCCTACCGCTGAGTCTGCTCGGACTCGCCCCCGGCAACGCCCCGCTGGCGGTGCTGGCGGTCACCAGTCTGCTCGCGTTCAACCCCGAGTCGGAGGACGTCGAGGCTGCCGAGGACACGGACGCCGACGACACCGCGGCCGTCGAAGCGATGAACGCCGAGACGTCGCCGAACGCGACCGACTCGGGCGCGAAGTCCGACGCCGCACAGGCGGTCGCCACCGACGGGTCGGGCGGAGCGGACTCCGACGAGGTGGGTTACGGCTACCCCGGCGAGGAAGACGACGACGAACGCGAACCGTGGCTCTGAGCGGCGACGCTCCCTGATTTTCGGGCCGGTGCAACCCCGATTCTCCGATGACGTCAGCCTCATCGGCGACGGGCGCGACGAGAAGGCTTACCCGCTCGGATCTACTTCGCTGAGACATGGCCGACAACCGCGTCGTGCAGGGTCGCATGGTGACGCCGAAGGCTCTCGCGGAGTTGATAGAAGGCGAAGGCGTGATGGACGCCGAGGCTATCGAGGAGACCGACCGGGAGTGTCCCGACTGCGGCGGCGACGTTCTCGAAGTCGGATACATGCCGAGCGTGACCGAGTTCGTCACCGGCTGGAAATGTCAGGACTGCGACTGGGCCGACACCGACCGCGAGTGAGAAAAATCGAAACCCCTTTACGGTGAATGGACCAACGAATTCCTGCGGGGTCGTGGCCAAGTCAGGGATGGCGACTGACTCCAGAGGCTACGCGCCCGGGACGAAACTCCAGCTGATATACCGAGCGGCCGACTGATCATCGGTCCGCGACGACGACCCTCTGGAGTTCCGAGGCGCATACACCGGAGATATCAGTCGATCGGGGGTTCAAATCCCTCCGACCCCACTCCACAAAAACACTTCCGACGAGACGATTCTGTAGGAGGAAGTGATTTCGAAGGCGTAACCTTGTCGATACGCTTGGAATCGGACAGCTATGAACCAGTACGTACAGGATTCTAAAGTAGCACTCTATCTCATCTAGTACTCGTCGCCGTCAACGCCGTCGCTTCCATCGCAGTCTCCGTCAACGTTATAATCATCACAGTCGCTCTCTCCGCCTGATCCGTAATCATCGTTTCCGTGGGCTTTCTCTATAATTTTGTCCTGAACTTCGTCGCTCTTCTCATCACTCAACGTCTCTACTACTTCTCCATCTCTGTTGTAAATCTTGATATTATGGTCGTCTCCGTCTTCATCATCGTAATTATCTACACGTGTTGTGACGCCTGTAGTGATCGATTTACGATTCGATGTCTCGGTTGTCGTTGAGGCGGTTGTCTTTTCTGTAGAATCAGACGATTCGTCTGAACCGGTACAGCCAGTAACGCCAACTGTAGTGAGGACGGTACTACAGACTGTTAGAAAACGACGTCGTTTCACATTATTGGCTAATCTAACGCTGGCAGATGAATATTCTGTATTTTCTTTTCACCGAACTATCGAACCGATATCATTACTCCACCCGAGTAGCGC
Encoded proteins:
- a CDS encoding DUF7344 domain-containing protein: MPDDPSDGEATPSSEESDASDGGFGATADAQAPTADLRTGEESSERLDAAFALLAHSVRRDALYHLAESDAAALSVESLAEAVASKRASEEQNEDATDGTSESATDTSSLAVELHHAHLPKLESHGVVRYDPADRSVEYRGHEWLDEWLEHARRAEDG
- a CDS encoding pyridoxal phosphate-dependent aminotransferase, whose product is MFPDIAYLEWISGRPETAEYDLGSSDLRRAPAGADEVVPPALADVVAGEATLRERLAEIYGVAPENVLVTAGATHANFLAAATAVTGAEAAEEATEGDGDGAEPASTPRVLVEKPGYEPLLATPSAVGATVDRFLRRADDGYLLDPDRVAAATVENTALVTVSNRHNPSGRLTDRETLAETARLVGDADSTLLVDEVYAPFRADPGDGPFGGPTAAGLPNTVVTNSLTKFFGFGGVRIGWLVADAGFVDRAHSVRHHVPAVAEPSRQLAGRALAAADQLADESRERIRANREALAEFVASREDLSGRVEPGCSYAFLDYDAADGDAVAEAAWNEGVLVVPGRFFDESDRFRVGAGGDPERVSAGLDRLGEVLDSLAG
- a CDS encoding PRC-barrel domain-containing protein, whose translation is MDGTPQEITNLVGREVYSNNGVFVGEVEDVRLNVDACAVTGLALGELNRELFSDVVGNENGVMIPYRWVRAVGDVVLINDTIERLQQPDADEEEVAV
- a CDS encoding DHH family phosphoesterase, translating into MSAGITISSMSDYAILGCGSVGHAVAEELVEQGKDVLIIDRDADRVEALRDQDLNAQTADIREEDLYDTIADNEVVLIMSSDVEANKDAVRNIRANDGEQFVVVRASDPVSEDELTELGADVVINPSEVIADSALRALETGELEYKAQQLAEVIEDTEDRLAIVTHDNPDPDSIASAVALQAIADTLGVEADILYIGDIGHQENRAFVNLLGIELLPYADADVADYDTIALVDHAKATETTFDKPVDVFIDHFEPDEEYEAEFVDIRPSVSSTSTIMTKYVQEFDLNVSEEVATALLYGIRAETLDFKRDTTPADLTAAAYLYPFANHDTLEQVESPSMSPETLDVLAEAITNREVQGSHLVSNAGFIRDRDALTQAASHLLNLEGITTTAVFGIADDTIYLAARSKDIRMNIGKVLQDAFAEIGEAAGHSTQASVEIPLGIFTGIETTDDNRDTLLSLTEEAVKRKLFDAMGVESGEGSNGS
- a CDS encoding ATP-binding protein: MKLLLCGPPGVGKTTVAERLLGRLSGAGRDVRVLHSDDFSRNTYEKLYERVLADPDADWLLDGTFYRREWQERFLDFPDAHLVYLTAGLETAVERNRERENPIPERGVRAMHGEFERPERPDLTLDTERLSVSESVDALERYVSTWCDG
- a CDS encoding GNAT family N-acetyltransferase is translated as MTVGVRRAETEAERTDALAVRSEVFVEEQGVPEDLELDGKDDEAIHVVGYAEGESSDGRADGETPRPVGAGRLREVGDGVGKVERVAVLKPHRGEGVGRVIMDELEAAAAEQGLSKLVMHAQSPVEGFYRDLGYETTSDEFEEAGIPHVEMAKSLD
- the guaB gene encoding IMP dehydrogenase, with protein sequence MERDSERTGQFTDKLRVPEALTFDDVLLRPKESRVEPDEADVSTRVSTNVEVNVPILSAAMDTVTESQMAIAMARQGGLGVLHRNLDVDEAVAEVERVKRADELVIRDVVTADPDQTVREVDAMMDRRGVSGAPVTDDEGTVLGIISGTDIRPYLEVGESDEVREAMTDEVVTAGEDVTAREALELMYEHKIERVPIVDDDECLTGLVTMQGILQRREYGNAARDESGHLRVGVAVGPFETDRAVAVDEAGADVLFIDCAHAHNLNVIDGAREIKESVEADVVVGNVGTREAAEDVVDFADGIKVGIGPGSICTTRVVSGAGMPQITAVAEVADVAGPEGVPVIADGGIRYSGDAIKAVAAGADAVMLGSYFAGTDEAPGRVITVDGKKYKQYRGMGSVGAMQSGDGDRYLKDEPEEDEEYVPEGVEAAEPYKGSLESELHQLVGGMQSGMGYVGAETIPEFKERSEFVRVSSAGQTEGHPHDVMITDEAPNYSPNE
- a CDS encoding DUF5794 domain-containing protein: MSSSQHPVALRLERQVGGATKLLATVMGLPLIDGIFPALVLAGGVNSVAGILQVGLLVFGGSATVAVILAEMDGTPREQAGTVLTVGVGIVALAAVEAAFAPTIESVLHPETFKRFAALVMLAIAAKTASSRIGEYLPSPGVIVGLGMIASFHPAGFRLAVVDEMLILRATAAAATGVTFALLVALTSPWLRGVVDIDRFRFGSAVALGVLPLSLLGLAPGNAPLAVLAVTSLLAFNPESEDVEAAEDTDADDTAAVEAMNAETSPNATDSGAKSDAAQAVATDGSGGADSDEVGYGYPGEEDDDEREPWL
- a CDS encoding DUF5795 family protein, giving the protein MADNRVVQGRMVTPKALAELIEGEGVMDAEAIEETDRECPDCGGDVLEVGYMPSVTEFVTGWKCQDCDWADTDRE